ttctatattttcagatttcttATTGAAGTCGGGGCCTTACATCTGCTGGATCATGATAATTCAAGTCTTTCTTTGAAAGATGTATATAAGAAGGTAGCTGAGGGAAGAAGTGGCCGTCTTTGGGAGCAGTTTGAGGTTTATAGGCACCTTAAATCTCTTGGTTACATTGTTGGAAAGCATAGAGTTCCTTGGTCTCTAAAGAATGTTAGGAATGACTGTGACATTTCATCTCCAAGTTCTACTGAAAATAAAGGAGCATCAGATGTCAAATCAGACGATGAGCAATCGATTTGCAGGCTATTAAATGCTATTCAGCTCGATGAAGTGACACCCAtttttgatgtttttcttCCTCATAACAAGTTTAGAAAATCTTCTCCTGGTGACCCAAATTTTATGGTCTGCTTGACTAGGTAAACATTTTCCTCTATATGATAGTCTGCAGTATGAGATTTGTGTTCAATTTCTTTGTCAACTACACTTAGTTAAATGCTTAAGTGACACATATGATGTAGGCagttttggaagaaaattagttaaatgGTTCCTGTATAAACactctatatattttttactagTTTCTAGAATTTCTCAAACTACTTCTCATTAttaaatctttttcaaaatgcaTTTAGTCAACTTTTACTACTCAACCATTTGATTTAACCAAGTCCTACCCATCTCTATCTCTAAATAAGCAGACATGCAAACATGCCAAAACGAGCATAGACATAGTGCTTATACTGTCAACTTTGAAATTAGAGGCTCGATTCTCCCTCTTCACATAttgttgaaaacaaaaaagtcaaTGGTTCTGAAATTGTTTAGGCATTGTatcgattttcttttttagccTTTTGTGACTATTTAGTTGTATTCATGTAATAATACTAATATCTAATAATAGGTATCGACTCGTGTTGTGCCTTTCATCTGGGAAGTTCTATGCATTACTTAGAATTGATTTGACATTCATgtgatataattttatttctgttATAGGGGATATCCACCATCAAAAGAAGAGATTGAAGTTCTTGAGAGAACATCAAGAGGCATTCCAATGAAATATTGTCACGTTGAACATGGAAGAGTCtgcttcttttcatttgataaGGTGGAGCTCCCTCTCTTACCTTGACATTGTTGTGGATTACTCtgctatttattattattattatcattatttcgATTAGTAATTGGTatgttatttgaattttattttatgtttagtcATGAGCACAGGGATTCCTCTTCCTTATTTCTTGTGTTCAGCTGCTATTGcttgtttcttgaaattgaTTATATGAACTACTTTGGATAGGGCTGGTTCTTTATTGTTGAACCAgctcattcaaaattttcatttcctgcTAGAAATTAGTGTTCATCCATATTCTTCCTCACATGTTCAAACCCAAAtcattgaatataaaattggGGTTaaggtgtatatatatatgtgtatatatatatatttgtgtttgttccactttagttttcatatttttaaatgttccgttttaatttttagataaagtttaaaattggTAATTTTTTCTGGAAAGTACGTTAAAAATATTGGACgttttaagaaatatcaaaatgaaactaaatatttataaatatatcaaaaatatcaatatacgGTGTGTGATAGCTATTGAATAATAGGCAATGAGTGTCCATCTAATAACATTTTCGTTGTCTTAATAACATTTTCGTTTTctgttctttgtttttttgtctcctagaacaaaaaagtttgattactatttcatgtttttttattctttttataaaaattaatatataaaagatgtcatacattaaatttaaatattatatcaaaagTTTGTCATCTAATCGTTTTGATGGCaactaaaagataataaatcgcaactaaaagataataataaagtgtatcatgctttttatatattgttccAATTGGATTGATAGTGTCATCATGAATCATGAACTCTTAAATGATGTCAAGTTGAATCtaacttatttatataattatgtcTATGGggttgtaaaatattaaagttagGCTAAATGgatgtaaaatatttatttatattttttttgttaatatttttgttgttatatttcataaatagttattgatacgaatttttcaaaatttaatatacctattgaaaatttaaaaaatatatataaaattacgtggagaaattattttgtaaatagaaaaattaataataaaaaggggGTTTTtcccaataataataataataaatcatttacACTATAGAATTTGAGGAAGACAGTCAACAAAAACCAACGactcttaattttaatgttttgctCACTTAGAAATTTTCCCAACCcccattaaaattaaaataataaataaattcaaatatagaaaaagtttacaattaaataatgaaataaataaaaatattggagattatttttgtaaataaaaacattaataaatgaaaataaaaatgtaaaaaaaagttactaaGATTCAAACACATATAACTTGCCCCATACACCAAAAGCTAGTATTTATTACCGgtagaaatgataaaatagaaataaaaacagaaacagaCCTTTCTTTACATTGTTTCTCAACTTTGGTTCATCTTTTAaggtatcaaaattttgaaacgtgaaaaaaagaaacaaaaaactctACAAAACATGCACAAAACTACGAACTTACATCAACTACAAACTTTCATAGATGTTTATCATATCCATAAATCtttgtcatttaaaacaatggTCCAAAACATCGTAATGAAATGTGAAAATGACTAATAAGACAATTTAAGATGTATATAGAAGTAAAAATTAGAGATTTATTTGAGAAAGCATGCCAAATTCTAAATCCCATCCCCATATTTCGATGCCAGAAATTAATTAGTTCATACATACATTACATAACAATTTACATTTTAGGGTCGGTAGGTAAACAATTTATATTGCAACACATGTATCAGTCAAAATGAGTATCATTCCAAAAGGCTTCATTTCATATATCTATCTGATTCATCCTTTAGTAAACATAAACCATCTAAAACATCTAAACCATCTATGAatggacaatttttttaaaaaattatataagttcCTAAAGAAACTGATTCTTCTCGGTCTCCATCCCGAAACTTTTCATGGGATAgagattgttttcttttttcaaggTATTAGTAACATataaatcccataaaaaagaaGTGGAAGTAGAGAAATTGAACAATGCTTTGTCTATGAGATAAACAACAGCTAGCATCAAATCCCCACAAAGAGGATTGTTGAATCCAGTTAATTTGACAAACCTTAGACAACCTGCttgaattttcattcataaatcAGTGGCAAAGGGGGAAAAAACatcataattcttttttttttttttccttcatattttgcttctttttttgctttaaaatACCTACACAGCCCAGGAAGAAACGAGGTAATACAGAAGGATGCTATGCCAAAGATACCACCACTAGCATCATCCATCGCCAACATCAAGCTACAAAAACGTCTCAACCCATTGCATATTTCTGAGTCCAGCTCCGTGCACTCGCTTCATACTTGGCTCGGTCGGTCTTGTACATGTGTGCGATCTCTGGTACAAGAGGGTCGTCTGGGTTTGGATCAGTCAGCAATGAGCATATGGAGAGCAGTACCTGTTTCATGAACACCATTTATGTTTAGAATCAGCTCAatcaaatttttcttagtCTCTCTCTCTGGATAACGGTTATGAGTCTCTTGCAAAATCAGTCAACCTTACTAACTTTTAACATTTCTAGAAATCAGTAAAAAGTTAATGTGAATATGTGTTCCCTGAAGATATCAAGCTCAGCTATTAAATAGCAATGTTGGAAAAAAATGAGGGCTCTCCACACTTCGATGTCAGTTCCTTCATATAGACATGGAGAGAACAAAGGTAGAAGAAACAAACTAATGGCCACACTACAAGAACTTCAACACTTAGTGGGATTGAAACACTACTCAACGACTGTTTTCAGCCACCCTAAAGCTACACCCTTGGAATGGCTTCCCATTCCGGTAGTAATAGGGTGTGGGCCATGTGTATTATGCAAGCGGTCAGGGTAGAGAACCAAATTATgcacagaaaaaaaaaggacttCCCATTTGTATAGAGAAACCATGGCTCAAAGAAATATCCAAACTGTTTATGTCTAAGCAAAGACTTTAGTTTGGTTGCCGTGTCGGTGTCAAGATACTGGGACAGTcctcttaaatcaccaattgtCCCAAAAGCATAAGCATGGGTGAGGAAAAATTTAATGTCATATCATCTAACACACTGAGCTTGAAATATGCAGACACTAtaagtgaaaatcaatttaaattggagaagaaataaCACTAAATGAGTTTAAACACAAGATTTCTTGAACCACATGCTCTTATAACATCTTAAATCTTCGATTGACCCATAAGTTTAAGTTGATGAGTAATGACAAGTTTAACATTATATCATCCAACAACAATTGGACACTTGCTAGTGCAATAGATATGTTTTGAACACTAGTTTTGCACAGTCAGATGAGACCAACTTATTAGACACACATCAAATcacttgatatatataataaacatatgtatatgacaaaaataatgaaCTTTGAGAATGAAATTCATCAAACTAATCTTTATGCATATAAATGCATAAACTCAATGACTTCAATTTTCCTTCCTGCTTAAACTGACATATTTTCAGAAATATACGTTTTAATAAACATGTCCATGTCAAAGattctaaaaaattacttGTCACCATGCCCGTATTGTGTTTGATGCCTTGCACTCGTATCCATGTTTCTTAGGTTTATGTGATCAAACCAATCACccaagaaaacagaaaacagaTATAAAAACATGGTGTCCATTATAGAACATGGAACTGGGATGTGAATTTTTCAGTACTACTCGAGTGTTCTAGAATTCTACATCAAGACAAGTAATCATCATGCTACACAAAACTTTACTATCGCAAAAGCATGTAGATCTCAAACATGGAAAAAATAGCTACATTCAGGCAAACATCACAATGAAAATCTAGgattaaaaactaaatgagGAAAACTATGAGTGAATTAGAAACAAAAGGCCAAACCAACCTTAGAAATTGTAAGCGCGGGGCTCCACTGTTCTTTCAGGATGTCAAGACAAATGCTTCCATTGCTATTGATATTGGGGTGAAACACTTTGGTCCTAAAAGCAACCTAAACAACAATACACAATTGTCAAACCTCACGGCCGTATTctattcaaaatgaaaacaacaaacaaagaatCATCTTGGACAGATCATTAAGAGCAACAAACAAAAGACAAACAACGTTCACCTTGGGAGGTTTGAAAGGATAATCGGGAGGAAAATGAATATTGACAAGAAAAACACCTCCTGAATAAGGACTATCAGATGGTCCCATAATGGTCGCTTGCCAATGGAACATATCTTCAGCTACGGGGCCTATCCtcaaaagcaaaataaaataaaataaacatccGAAgctcaaaactaaaaaacaaataaacatcTTCACATCAAGAGAGATCAA
This is a stretch of genomic DNA from Cucumis sativus cultivar 9930 chromosome 4, Cucumber_9930_V3, whole genome shotgun sequence. It encodes these proteins:
- the LOC101210680 gene encoding uncharacterized protein LOC101210680 isoform X1, whose protein sequence is MEATNWESSSGGASDTGDEDNYEQDINDEEECLSASGCLRKLQFRKHASTARWNDQMGMAEVLENKGSLWTTTGIGNVIENKRNWKRFQAKARNWPMRFLIEVGALHLLDHDNSSLSLKDVYKKVAEGRSGRLWEQFEVYRHLKSLGYIVGKHRVPWSLKNVRNDCDISSPSSTENKGASDVKSDDEQSICRLLNAIQLDEVTPIFDVFLPHNKFRKSSPGDPNFMVCLTRGYPPSKEEIEVLERTSRGIPMKYCHVEHGRVCFFSFDKVELPLLP
- the LOC101210680 gene encoding uncharacterized protein LOC101210680 isoform X2; amino-acid sequence: MEATNWESSSGGASDTGDEDNYEQDINDEEECLSASGCLRKLQFRKHASTARWNDQMGMAEVLENKGSLWTTTGIVRCGKIYCSIEETLFLIEVGALHLLDHDNSSLSLKDVYKKVAEGRSGRLWEQFEVYRHLKSLGYIVGKHRVPWSLKNVRNDCDISSPSSTENKGASDVKSDDEQSICRLLNAIQLDEVTPIFDVFLPHNKFRKSSPGDPNFMVCLTRGYPPSKEEIEVLERTSRGIPMKYCHVEHGRVCFFSFDKVELPLLP
- the LOC101210924 gene encoding ubiquitin-conjugating enzyme E2 28, producing the protein MASKRILKELKDLQKDPPTSCSAGPVAEDMFHWQATIMGPSDSPYSGGVFLVNIHFPPDYPFKPPKVAFRTKVFHPNINSNGSICLDILKEQWSPALTISKVLLSICSLLTDPNPDDPLVPEIAHMYKTDRAKYEASARSWTQKYAMG